GGCGGCGCCGAGACGCCGATTTCGTTCGAGGATAGCGCATCGCCTGCCGACGCCGATGAAGACGCCTACGTGATCGACCGCCTGGGCAAGCTACTGGCAGAGGTCGCTATCGCCCTGAAGGGGCCAGACCTCGCGCAGCACCGACACAGCTATCACGATCTGCCACAAGTTGCGCAGACGATGGTGCTGGAACTGGATATGTACCGCACACTCTACGGGAAGCAGGCTCCCACCGAGGCCAGCGCATCGCCTGCCGCCCCTACGGGAGACGATGCGCCCGCCGCCCCTGTGATGCCTGACATCCTGCTGCCGCTCAAAATCCGGAACGACCGCGACATGTTGAATTACCTGCATCAGGCATTCGAGCGCGAGGTGCACGTTTGCGAGCGCTGCCACGATAAAGACCCGGCCAGGAACACAGACAGCGCGTACTTTCTGCGCGAGTATCTGGCCGCTGCGCCGGTCCCGCCTTCCGCCCCGCAGAACGCCGCGCAGGACGCGAGGGATGCGGAGAAGATTGGCGAAATGGTGTGCGGCGACATCGAAGCCCACATCGATGGGTACGAGGTCGGCGACTACGAACTGATCTACGGGAAGCAGTTGGACGAGATAAACGTCAACCACCCAGGCAAGGTGTTCGCCATCTACATCGACCGCGCCGCCATGGGAACGGAGGGCCCGAACAAATGAGCGCCAACAGCAAGATCGAATGGACGGACCACACCTTCAACCCGTGGATCGGCTGCACCAAGGTATCGCCCGCGTGCGACCATTGCTATGCGGAGGTCTCCACGCCGGCCCGCACGCTGGGCGTAGTCTGGGGAGCGAAAGCCGAACGCCGCCGCACCACGGCCAGCAACTGGAACCTGCCGCGGCGCTGGAATGCCCAGCACGATGAGTTTTTCGCCGAGCACGGCCGCCGGCAGCGCGTGTTCTGCGCCAGCCTGGCCGACGTGTTCGATAACGCTGTGCCTGCGGCGTGGCGCGTGGATCTGGTCGCGCTAATCGCGGAGACGCCGAATCTTGACTGGCTGATCCTTACGAAGCGCATTGGCAATGCCCGCACGATGTGGCCGGCCGAGCCGCTGGCGAACGTCTGGTTGGGCGCTAGCATCACCAGCCAGGCCGAGGCCGCACGCGACATCCCCAAGCTGCTGGACATACCCGCACGCGTGCGCTTCCTGTCAATGGAGCCGCTGCTGGGGCCGGTGGATCTCTCCAGATGGATCAGTTACTGCGAGCGCACGGACAAGCACGGCATCAGCAGGGACGCCGCAGGCGCGCACATCCTCTGCGAGCGCCATTGCGGTATCTCATGGGTGATCGTCGGCGGCGAGAGCGGTCAGGGCGCGCGGCCGATGCATCCGGATTGGGCGCGCAGGCTGCGCGACCAGTGCGCGGCGGCCGGCGTGCCCTTCCTGTTCAAGCAATGGGGCGAGTGGACTCCGGCCGTGCCCGCGCCGGCTGGCACGCCGGGTCCTTATGCGCTGGCACCGCAAAGTGGCTGGTTTGGAAGCGAACCGAATACGCCGCATGAGGTTGACTGCTACCCACGACAGTTCATCGCGTTCGGATGCAGCGTGCTTCAGCGCGTTGGCAAGAAGGCCGCTGGCCGGATGCTGGATGGCGTGCGGCACGATGGATTCCCGGAGGCCTGCCGATGATCGAATCCATCATCAAGCCCAAGCGGCCGACTGGCGCCGGTTGGGTGCGGGAAAGTAGCGCGGCGCTGGAGGCCATTATGCGTGCCGCAGCCATGGCCACAACGACCGAGGCCTGGTTCCACCGTGAGAGCGGTATCCAGGTGTTCAGCTCAGTGGAAATCGCACGGGAGCCTGGTCAGACAGATCTTGGCCCGGAGTACCACCTCAGCTTGAGCAAGAACGGCGGCCGCCACGGCCCGCTACGGACGACGAGCGCCGAGGCTCTTTGGTGCATAGCGCAGTTCGACCTGGTCGACGCCAGAGAAGACAACCACGTGCCCAGCGGCGTAGTTCGTAACTTCTGGAGACCTGTCGCCGATCATTTGTCTGGCTATGAGTGCCCCTGTGCTGATGACGAGCCGGCTATGCGTGAAGACAAAGGCGACTTTGTATGGCGAGGAGTGACCAGATGAAGGCTCAGCACGCACTTGCCCTGGCAGCTGCCGTGCTCGCCGCGGTGACGCTGCAGGCCGGATGCTCTGACCCGGCTGGCGCCCATCGCGTGCTGGAGGCCGCCGGCTACGACGAAATCCGTGTTGATGGCCCCGCATTGTGGGGCTGCGCCGACGACGACACATTCCAAACCGCCTTCCGAGCGGTCGGGCCGACAGGCAAGCCCGTCCAGGGCGTTGTCTGTGCTGGCTGGCTAAAGGGCGCGACGATTCGGCTGGAGTAGAACATGAGTCTCTTGACCCAAGCCTATCTGCTGGACAACTATGGTCCGCGCTTAAATGTCCAGCAACTCTCCAAGCTGCTGGATATCGCTGAAGGCACCATCAGAAATCAGATTAGCGCAGGCGCATTTCCGATCAAGACGTACGTCGACGGCGGCCGCCGCTTCGCCTCGTACCAAGCGGTCGCCGAGCACCTGGACGCGATGGATGCCTCGGTTCGTGGACACCAATTTAGAGCCGCTTGAAACGCCACGCCCCGCCACGAGTGCGGGGCGTCTCAAAGTGAACGCAGATCCAGTTCAGCTGCATCCGGATCCCCGCCAAGGCCGATGATAATGTCCCGGAGCATCCCAGCCTCCGCGGCTGCAAACTCTGGTGTACCGAATTCAAAGTCCTCGGGAAGGGCTTGACCGGCCTTTCTTCGGAGGACACGTATGCGGTCCTCAAACGCGCGAGCTCTCTCTCGGAGGGCGTCGTCCATTGGTTTCTCCAATTTGCTCATAGCCCCTTATCGGCACACTGTCGCCAGAGTTTAGCGATGCCACCATGCCACTTGAGGGCACAGTCTATGGGGTTCCGCTATTCTGTCTTGGGGGGGGACGGTGGAGTCAGCATTTGGACCGTTGCTACAAATTTGCTATAGCAATGGAGCAATGCCTTTAATATCAGGGACTTAGAGCATCATTCCGCACCGTGAACTACGGCGAGGGACAGGACTGCCAGGACGAAAAACCGCGGGCGCGGTGATCCTGGAGACGGGCGGGAGTATATCAAAATCCGCACGCCCGCGGCCCGGCGCCGGCGCGGTGGTGGGTGTTGGCCGACAGCGGCATGCCAGGGTGTCGGCGCGCAGCCAACGCGTCGGTACAGGCTGCAAGTGGCGGCTGGCCCCCGCCTTGCCCAGAACCCGCGTCAGCCCGCGGATTCCAACCTGAGCCGGTCCGTTCCCCTTCGGTGGCACGCCGCTTGCTCAACCACCCGCACCACCCCGGGCGCATCGGCGCCTTCCACCGGAGACCGCATATGGCCACCCTCTCGATCAATGACCTTGCCGGCTGCCGCGAATTGGCTCCCGCCGCCATGGCGCGCGTACGCGGCGCGGGTGGGCAATGGGTATTCGGCTGGATCCGCCCGTTCGTGCCGTCGTCGCCGGCGCCGCTCGGCACGGTGATCAACTTTTACGAGATCAACTACAGCTTCTATGCTGATCAGATAAACAACCAGTTCCAGAACATCGATATCCGCAACAACGCGCCGAACGCCAATATCAATGTGCGGGCCGACCAGGGTGCCAGGAACGACGGCAGGCTGGTCTGATCGGGCCAACGCCGGGCGCCCGCGGGCGCTGGCGTGGCGCGTTGCGGATCGCAGCGGAGGCCAGCTTGGGTTTCGACTCGCATTTCCGGTGGACCTCGGCGGCATGCACCGACGTCGGGCGCGTGCGCGAGCGCAATGAGGACGCTTGCCTGGACCTGCCCGGGCAGGAATTGTGGGCCGTGGCCGACGGCATGGGCGGCCATGCCGTGGGGGATTTCGCCAGCCAGGCGGTGGTGCGGGCGCTGGCGGCGCTGCCGCCACAGGCGCGGCTGGAAGACCGCATCGACGCCACGCGCGCGGCCTTGCAGGGCGTGAACCTGGCGCTGGTCGACGAAGCCGCGCGCCTGGGCGTGCGCTGCATCGGCAGCACGGTGGTGGTGCTGCTGGCCGGCGACAGCCGCTGTGCCTGCCTGTGGGCCGGCGACAGCCGCCTGTACCGGCTGCGCGGCGGCCAGCTGGCGCGGCTCACGCGCGACCACAACCAGGTCGAGCGCCTGCTCGCGCGCGGCCTGATCACGCCGGAACAGGCGCGCCACCATCCCGCGCAGAACACCATCACGCGCGCGGTCGGCGCGGCGCCGACGCTGGCACCCGAGCAACTGCTGACCGACGTGGCCGACGGCGACGTCTACCTGTTGTGCAGCGACGGCCTGAGCAACGAAGTCGACGATGACGCCATCGCCGCGGTGCTGGCGCAGCAGGACGTGGCGCAGGCCGCGCTGACGCTGGTGCAGAAGGCGCTCGATGCGGGCGGACGCGACAACATCTCGGTGGTGGTGCTGCGCGCGGCCGACCCTTGCGGCCCGGACCGCACCCTGGTCAACCCCGAGCTCGACGCCTGACGCCTGACGCCTGACGCCCGAAACCCGCCGCGTCCTAGCCCTTGCCGGCTTCGGCCTGCCGGCTGGCACGGAAGTCCTTCGAGTGGATGCCGTGCTTCTTCAGCAGCATCTGCAGGTGCGAGCGGTTCATGTCGAAGCGCCGCGCCAGTTCGGCGACGGTGCCGCCCACCTCCTGCAATCCGCGCTCGAGGAAGGCGCGCTCGGCCTCGTCGCTGGCGGCGCGCTTGGCTTCGCTGAGCGAGGTCGCCATGGCGATGTCGGTGCCGGATGCGCCGCTGCCGACCACCGCCAGCGCGGCGGGCTTGGGGCGGATGTCCTGCGGCAGGTGCGGCAGGTCGGCGGTATCGCCCGCCAGGCAGCTCAGCCGGTACAGCAGGTTGCGCAGCTCGCGGATATTGCCGGGGTAGTCGTAGTGCAGCAGGAAGTCGCGCAGCCGCGGTGTCAGCCGCACCGGCGCGCGCCGCAGCATGCCGGCGGCCTCGTCGCTGAAGTACGACACCAGCAGCGGGATCTCGTCGCGCCGTTCGCGCAGCGACGGCAGGCTGACGTGGATCACGCTCAGCCGATAGAACAGGTCTTCGCGGAAGGTGCCGGCCTGGCTCATGCGGCGCAGGTCCTTGTTGGTCGCCGCGACGATGCGCGCATCGACCGAGATGATCTCGTCCGAGCCGACCCGCTGGATCTCGTACGCCTCGAGCACGCGCAGCAGCTTGACCTGCCCGGTCAGCGGCAGTTCGCCGATCTCGTCGAGGAAGATGGTGCCGGTATGCGCGCTTTCGAACTTGCCGCGCCGGTCGTTGCTGGCGCCGGTGAAGGCGCCCTTCTTGTGGCCGAACAGCTCGGATTCGAGCAGGCTGTCGGGAATGGCACCGCAGTTGACCGAGATGAAGGGCTTGTCGGTGCGCGCGCCATTGGCGTGGATCACCTTGGCCATCAGCTCCTTGCCGGTGCCGCTTTCGCCGTCGATCAGCACCGGCAGATCGGTCGGCGCTGCCTTCTCGGCGATTTCCAGCGCCTCTAGCAGCCGGGGATTGTCGCCGAAGGTCCCTTCGAAGATAAAGCTGCGCTCCATCAGCGCCTGGCGGCGCTCGCGCGGCAGGCGTTCGACTTCCGGCTGCGGCAGCGCGGATTCGGGCGCAGCGTCGGCAGACGAAGCCGCCTGCACGAAGCGCTCCTTGTGCGACAGCCCCATCACCT
This Cupriavidus nantongensis DNA region includes the following protein-coding sequences:
- a CDS encoding phage Gp37/Gp68 family protein gives rise to the protein MSANSKIEWTDHTFNPWIGCTKVSPACDHCYAEVSTPARTLGVVWGAKAERRRTTASNWNLPRRWNAQHDEFFAEHGRRQRVFCASLADVFDNAVPAAWRVDLVALIAETPNLDWLILTKRIGNARTMWPAEPLANVWLGASITSQAEAARDIPKLLDIPARVRFLSMEPLLGPVDLSRWISYCERTDKHGISRDAAGAHILCERHCGISWVIVGGESGQGARPMHPDWARRLRDQCAAAGVPFLFKQWGEWTPAVPAPAGTPGPYALAPQSGWFGSEPNTPHEVDCYPRQFIAFGCSVLQRVGKKAAGRMLDGVRHDGFPEACR
- a CDS encoding PP2C family protein-serine/threonine phosphatase — its product is MGFDSHFRWTSAACTDVGRVRERNEDACLDLPGQELWAVADGMGGHAVGDFASQAVVRALAALPPQARLEDRIDATRAALQGVNLALVDEAARLGVRCIGSTVVVLLAGDSRCACLWAGDSRLYRLRGGQLARLTRDHNQVERLLARGLITPEQARHHPAQNTITRAVGAAPTLAPEQLLTDVADGDVYLLCSDGLSNEVDDDAIAAVLAQQDVAQAALTLVQKALDAGGRDNISVVVLRAADPCGPDRTLVNPELDA
- a CDS encoding sigma-54 interaction domain-containing protein, translating into MKLYNQGATPVSVTSPVSFAGLIEKIEILRSTLRWASKLDRPEIEKLLKQATTLRDEVMGLSHKERFVQAASSADAAPESALPQPEVERLPRERRQALMERSFIFEGTFGDNPRLLEALEIAEKAAPTDLPVLIDGESGTGKELMAKVIHANGARTDKPFISVNCGAIPDSLLESELFGHKKGAFTGASNDRRGKFESAHTGTIFLDEIGELPLTGQVKLLRVLEAYEIQRVGSDEIISVDARIVAATNKDLRRMSQAGTFREDLFYRLSVIHVSLPSLRERRDEIPLLVSYFSDEAAGMLRRAPVRLTPRLRDFLLHYDYPGNIRELRNLLYRLSCLAGDTADLPHLPQDIRPKPAALAVVGSGASGTDIAMATSLSEAKRAASDEAERAFLERGLQEVGGTVAELARRFDMNRSHLQMLLKKHGIHSKDFRASRQAEAGKG